The following coding sequences are from one Equus przewalskii isolate Varuska chromosome 23, EquPr2, whole genome shotgun sequence window:
- the NENF gene encoding neudesin, producing MAGPAPGRRLRPLAALTLVLALAPGLPAVRAGQAPRPAERGPPVRLFTEEELARYSGEEEDQPIYMAVKGVVFDVTSGKEFYGRGAPYNALTGKDSTRGVAKMSLDPADLTHDTTGLTAKELESLDDVFTRVYKAKYPIVGYTARRILNEDGSPNLDFKPEDQPHFDLKDEF from the exons ATGGCGGGCCCCGCGCCGGGGCGGCGGCTGCGGCCGCTGGCAGCGCTCACCCTGGTCCTGGCGCTGGCCCCGGGCCTGCCCGCGGTCCGGGCCGGGCAGGCGCCGCGCCCCGCCGAGCGGGGGCCCCCGGTGCGGCTcttcacagaggaggagctggCGCGCTACAGCGGGGAGGAG GAAGATCAGCCCATCTACATGGCAGTGAAGGGAGTGGTGTTTGATGTCACTTCTGGAAAGG AGTTTTATGGACGAGGAGCCCCCTACAATGCCTTGACAGGGAAGGACTCCACCAGAGGGGTGGCCAAGATGTCCCTGGATCCTGCAGACCTCACCCATGACACT ACGGGCCTCACAGCCAAGGAGCTGGAATCCCTGGATGATGTCTTCACTAGAGTGTACAAAGCCAAGTATCCCATCGTTGGCTACACGGCCCGAAGAATCCTCAACGAGGACGGCAGCCCCAACCTGGACTTCAAGCCTGAAGACCAACCCCATTTTGACCTAAAGGATGAGTTCTGA